In one Nicotiana sylvestris chromosome 8, ASM39365v2, whole genome shotgun sequence genomic region, the following are encoded:
- the LOC104213958 gene encoding nicotianamine aminotransferase 1-like produces MENKLAKWGFNNGDLKEKSLLSIRSVLETIMENLKEENERKSVIHLGRGDPSAIPCFRTSPVAEDALFSAVRSAKFNGYAPAVGIYSARRSIAEYISHDIPHQLSPDDVFLTPGANHAIEVVMAVLARPGANILLPKPGYPFYEARAAVSNVEVRHFDLLPEKGWEVDLESLESLADDNTIAIVIINPGNPCGNVFTSEHLQEIAETAKKLGILVIADEVYSHLCFGSKPFVPMGVFGSITPILTLGSLSKRWIIPGWRLGWIAMVDPSGILKKSGFAESLQSYLDYGANPATIIQGAVPHILEKTTKDFFSNINNILREAVEVFITKIQEIPCFTCPYKPDGAMSVMFKLNLSFLEGINDDMDFCTKLVHEESVIILPGMVVGLKDWLRLTFAIEPSILEEGLERIKAFCLRRSSS; encoded by the exons ATGGAGAACAAGTTGGCTAAATGGGGTTTCAACAATGGAGATTTAAAGGAAAAATCATTGCTTTCAATTCGATCAGTTCTTGAAACAATAATGGAAAATCTTAAAGAAGAGAATGAGAGGAAGTCAGTCATTCATTTGGGCCGTGGAGACCCTTCTGCAATTCCATGCTTTCGAACTTCACCAGTAGCAGAAGACGCTCTTTTTAGTGCTGTTCGATCTGCTAAATTCAATGGTTATGCTCCTGCTGTTGGTATTTATTCAGCTAGGAG GTCGATAGCGGAATACATCTCTCATGATATTCCTCACCAACTATCACCAGATGATGTTTTCCTTACACCTGGTGCTAATCATGCAATTGAAGTTGTAATGGCGGTCCTTGCTCGCCCTGGTGCCAACATATTGCTTCCTAAACCAGGGTATCCGTTTTATGAAGCTCGTGCTGCAGTTAGTAATGTTGAGGTTCGCCATTTCGACCTTCTCCCAGAAAAGGGTTGGGAGGTCGATCTTGAAAGCCTAGAATCCCTTGCTGATGATAACACTATTGCCATAGTTATCATTAATCCTGGAAATCCTTGTGGTAATGTTTTTACGTCTGAACACTTGCAAGAG ATTGCGGAGACAGCGAAAAAGCTAGGTATCCTAGTGATTGCAGATGAAGTCTATAGCCACTTATGTTTTGGTAGCAAGCCATTTGTGCCGATGGGAGTGTTTGGATCAATAACTCCAATTTTAACTCTGGGGTCATTGTCAAAAAGATGGATCATTCCTGGTTGGCGACTTGGTTGGATAGCAATGGTTGATCCTAGTGGCATTCTTAAGAAGTCCGGG TTTGCTGAATCCCTTCAAAGTTATCTTGATTACGGTGCTAATCCTGCAACTATTATTCAG GGAGCAGTGCCTCACATCCTCGAGAAGACGACCAAGGATTTCTTTTCAAACATCAATAATATATTAAGGGAAGCTGTTGAAGTATTTATTACCAAAATTCAGGAGATACCTTGCTTTACCTGCCCATACAAACCAGATGGAGCAATGTCAGTGATG TTTAAGTTGAACCTGTCATTTTTGGAAGGCATAAATGATGATATGGATTTCTGCACTAAGCTAGTCCATGAAGAATCAGTAATCATTCTGCCAG